A portion of the Streptomyces erythrochromogenes genome contains these proteins:
- a CDS encoding acyl-CoA dehydrogenase family protein has translation MDFRLTARQEELRSAARALTEFIMKYELDCEENNGLPPQAHTEIRDAVLDSGLQAVNMPAEWGGAGLTILEQVTVQAELGRLTGALWDMVWRPANALSFCTPEQRERYLVPVIRGRRRDCYAVSEPEAGSDPQSIRTTATRADGGWVLNGEKWFVTVGDHADFMIVLAAAGEERAPTLFLVDKDTPGIEMTRVPRWMHTFVYEHPEFTFTEVFVPEDAVLGEVGQGYDITRSWFTEERLMIAARTIGAAERALELARDWAVERRQFGSPIADFQLVQGMLADCAVDIAVNRAYTHQVAWEVDEGVADRKTLHAKAAIAKLAASEASGRVVDRCLQIFGGRGYDRSYPVERLYRELRVDRIWEGTSEIQRLIVAGELVKRGTGVLRMPSAG, from the coding sequence ATGGACTTCCGTCTCACCGCCCGTCAGGAAGAGCTGCGGAGCGCGGCGCGCGCACTCACCGAGTTCATCATGAAGTACGAGCTCGACTGCGAGGAGAACAACGGCCTGCCCCCGCAGGCGCACACCGAGATCCGCGACGCCGTCCTCGACAGCGGGCTGCAGGCCGTCAACATGCCGGCGGAGTGGGGCGGGGCCGGGCTCACCATCCTGGAGCAGGTCACCGTCCAGGCCGAACTCGGACGGCTCACCGGCGCGCTGTGGGACATGGTGTGGCGGCCGGCCAACGCACTGTCCTTCTGCACGCCCGAACAGCGCGAGCGCTACCTCGTGCCCGTGATCCGGGGCCGGCGCCGGGACTGCTACGCGGTGAGCGAGCCCGAGGCGGGCTCCGACCCGCAGAGCATCCGGACGACGGCGACGCGGGCCGACGGCGGCTGGGTGCTGAACGGCGAGAAGTGGTTCGTCACGGTCGGGGACCACGCCGACTTCATGATCGTGCTGGCCGCCGCCGGGGAGGAGCGCGCGCCGACGCTCTTCCTCGTCGACAAGGACACGCCGGGCATCGAGATGACCCGGGTGCCGCGCTGGATGCACACCTTCGTCTACGAGCACCCCGAGTTCACCTTCACCGAGGTGTTCGTCCCGGAGGACGCGGTGCTCGGCGAGGTGGGCCAGGGCTACGACATCACGCGTTCCTGGTTCACCGAGGAGCGGCTGATGATCGCCGCACGCACCATCGGCGCTGCGGAGCGGGCCCTGGAGCTGGCCCGGGACTGGGCTGTCGAACGGCGCCAGTTCGGCTCCCCCATCGCCGACTTCCAACTCGTCCAGGGCATGCTCGCCGACTGTGCGGTCGACATCGCCGTCAACCGCGCCTACACCCACCAGGTCGCCTGGGAGGTCGACGAGGGCGTGGCCGACCGCAAGACGCTGCACGCCAAGGCCGCCATCGCCAAGCTGGCGGCGAGCGAGGCCTCCGGCCGGGTGGTCGACCGGTGCCTGCAGATCTTCGGCGGCCGCGGCTACGACCGCTCGTACCCGGTCGAGCGTCTCTACCGCGAGCTGCGCGTGGACCGGATCTGGGAGGGCACCTCCGAGATCCAGCGCCTGATCGTCGCGGGCGAACTCGTCAAGCGCGGTACGGGCGTCCTGCGGATGCCGTCCGCGGGATGA
- a CDS encoding TetR/AcrR family transcriptional regulator, with amino-acid sequence MTKAERALETRERILTAACEVIADIGFENVSMRKVAEHAGVSKALLHYHFDTREKLFAEAMTHSFAQTGTDTEGVADSVPASVVLARILRSMLPSDAELRQDWKLWQELWVRAQRDAAARHLAVDLYDQLHAWVGGAVERGIRSGEFAECDVAALSTLVLALCDGLGIRLMLDDPRVDLAAARSTIWRTIAPTLAVEPVFPDV; translated from the coding sequence GTGACCAAGGCCGAGCGCGCACTCGAGACGCGTGAGCGAATCCTCACGGCCGCGTGCGAGGTCATCGCCGACATCGGCTTCGAGAACGTCAGCATGCGCAAGGTCGCCGAGCACGCCGGGGTGTCGAAGGCCCTGCTGCACTACCACTTCGACACCCGCGAGAAGCTCTTCGCGGAGGCCATGACGCACTCCTTCGCCCAGACGGGTACGGACACCGAGGGCGTCGCCGACTCGGTGCCCGCGTCCGTCGTCCTGGCCCGCATCCTGCGCAGCATGCTGCCCAGCGACGCGGAGCTGCGCCAGGACTGGAAGCTGTGGCAGGAGCTGTGGGTGCGCGCCCAGCGGGACGCGGCGGCCCGGCACCTGGCCGTCGACCTGTACGACCAGCTGCACGCGTGGGTCGGCGGGGCCGTGGAACGCGGCATCAGGTCGGGCGAGTTCGCCGAGTGCGACGTCGCGGCGCTGAGCACCCTCGTACTGGCCCTGTGCGACGGCCTGGGCATCCGCCTGATGCTCGACGACCCCCGGGTGGACCTGGCGGCGGCCCGCTCGACGATCTGGCGGACCATCGCCCCCACCCTGGCCGTCGAGCCGGTGTTCCCGGACGTGTGA
- a CDS encoding TetR/AcrR family transcriptional regulator — MATPRSKAGTKGVPRQHRQQQILAAATEEFGTRGYAAASLAAIAERVGVTKTLLHQYFGTKEDLYLACLEPVGDRLLDTIRTAMGRDGTTAHTPLRVLQSIFTALEGQREAWFVLYDTSLPADGPAARRAAEYWSAVDGLAAGGTADLLRATGSGDPLDADALKYVWRDLVATLVRWWVKHPDESPEAMTRRCARLFAAAAALTPDPAGPADPLR; from the coding sequence ATGGCAACCCCACGCTCGAAAGCCGGTACCAAGGGAGTCCCGCGGCAGCACCGCCAGCAGCAGATCCTGGCCGCCGCCACCGAGGAGTTCGGCACCCGCGGCTACGCGGCCGCCTCCCTCGCCGCCATCGCCGAGCGGGTCGGCGTCACCAAGACCCTGCTGCACCAGTACTTCGGCACCAAGGAGGACCTGTACCTCGCCTGCCTGGAGCCCGTCGGGGACCGCCTGCTGGACACGATCCGCACCGCCATGGGCCGGGACGGGACCACCGCGCACACGCCCCTGCGGGTGCTGCAGAGCATCTTCACCGCCCTGGAGGGACAGCGGGAGGCGTGGTTCGTGCTGTACGACACCTCCCTGCCGGCCGACGGCCCGGCCGCCCGCCGGGCCGCGGAGTACTGGTCCGCCGTCGACGGTCTCGCCGCCGGCGGCACCGCCGATCTGCTGCGGGCGACCGGCTCCGGCGACCCCCTGGACGCGGACGCGCTCAAGTACGTCTGGCGGGACCTGGTCGCCACCCTCGTCCGCTGGTGGGTCAAGCACCCCGACGAATCCCCGGAGGCCATGACCCGGCGCTGCGCCCGCCTCTTCGCGGCCGCCGCCGCCCTCACGCCCGACCCGGCCGGCCCGGCGGATCCGCTCCGCTGA
- a CDS encoding NADH-ubiquinone oxidoreductase-F iron-sulfur binding region domain-containing protein → MTTTTIRLPAAQPPGTVLGTAPDIGESADAYRAAGGYGTHTGPGELLAHLAASDLRGRGGAGFPAAVKLRSVRDNGCRDDRGGRDELSGRPVVVANGEEGEPGSAKDRWLLRARPHLVLDGLARAAAVTGAVRGFVYLSDPAAGESVRRALAEHPPPLPVEVVETDHTYVAGEETAVVRRIDGGPALPAAKPPRPFEQGVGGAPTLVSNVETLARIALTAARPDLRLDIARGTLVTLSGGPAGPVLTEVPYGIPLRTLASRHGVPDAAGALMGGLFGGLVDARALDLPLEPGALTAAGTALGCGAIRFLAPGGCPVACAADAAAHLAAESARQCGVCVSGTSAVGDALHALAAGTAGPDTADRLDRWSRGLRGRGACGLLDAAAGIAGSLLRAFPGHVRAHLAAPCPVCAAAAPAEGRHRLTVAVPEVAGPPTGASPVPLPARLPVPLPTALPALKGTP, encoded by the coding sequence ATGACCACGACCACGATCCGACTCCCCGCGGCGCAGCCGCCGGGCACCGTCCTCGGGACGGCTCCGGACATCGGCGAGAGCGCCGACGCCTACCGCGCCGCGGGCGGCTACGGCACGCACACCGGCCCCGGTGAACTGCTCGCCCACCTCGCCGCCTCCGACCTGCGCGGCCGCGGCGGGGCCGGCTTCCCCGCCGCCGTCAAACTCCGCTCCGTACGCGACAACGGCTGCCGCGACGACCGCGGAGGCCGCGACGAGCTCAGCGGCCGTCCGGTCGTCGTCGCCAACGGCGAGGAGGGCGAACCCGGCTCGGCCAAGGACCGCTGGCTGCTGCGGGCCCGGCCGCACCTGGTCCTCGACGGCCTCGCCCGCGCCGCCGCGGTCACCGGCGCGGTCCGCGGCTTCGTCTACCTCTCCGACCCGGCCGCGGGCGAGAGCGTGCGCCGGGCCCTCGCCGAGCATCCGCCGCCGCTGCCGGTCGAGGTCGTCGAGACCGACCACACGTACGTCGCCGGCGAGGAGACGGCTGTGGTCCGCCGGATCGACGGCGGACCGGCCCTCCCCGCCGCCAAGCCGCCCCGCCCGTTCGAGCAGGGGGTCGGCGGCGCCCCCACCCTGGTCTCCAACGTCGAGACGCTCGCCCGGATCGCACTCACCGCCGCCCGGCCCGACCTGCGCCTCGACATCGCCCGCGGCACCCTGGTGACGCTCTCCGGCGGTCCGGCCGGGCCGGTGCTCACCGAAGTCCCGTACGGGATCCCGCTGCGCACCCTGGCCTCCCGGCACGGTGTCCCCGACGCGGCGGGGGCGCTGATGGGCGGACTGTTCGGCGGACTCGTCGACGCCCGCGCACTGGACCTGCCCCTCGAACCCGGCGCGCTCACCGCCGCGGGCACCGCCCTCGGCTGCGGCGCGATCCGCTTCCTCGCCCCCGGCGGGTGCCCGGTGGCCTGCGCCGCCGATGCGGCCGCCCACCTCGCGGCCGAGAGCGCCCGGCAGTGCGGGGTGTGCGTCTCCGGCACCTCGGCGGTCGGCGACGCCCTGCACGCACTCGCCGCCGGGACCGCCGGCCCGGACACCGCAGACCGCCTCGACCGCTGGTCGCGGGGCCTGCGCGGGCGCGGGGCCTGCGGGCTGCTCGACGCCGCCGCCGGCATCGCGGGCAGCCTGCTCCGGGCCTTCCCCGGGCACGTCCGCGCCCATCTCGCCGCGCCGTGCCCGGTGTGCGCGGCCGCCGCGCCCGCGGAGGGCCGCCACCGCCTCACCGTCGCCGTGCCGGAGGTCGCGGGCCCTCCGACGGGCGCCTCTCCCGTACCCCTTCCCGCACGCCTGCCCGTCCCCCTGCCGACGGCGCTGCCCGCGCTGAAAGGAACGCCGTGA
- a CDS encoding acyl-CoA dehydrogenase family protein, with amino-acid sequence MDFRYTPEQAALKARAAGYARLLMRYEDRSEEAGGPLPADTVRELTRAAIDAGVYAINMPAEWGGAGLSLLDQVIVEEEFGKATNCLWDIPWRPANVLAYGTRAQREKYLLPVIRGERFDAFAVTEPGAGSDPGSGTSTATRTDGGWLLSGEKWFVTCGDIADFLLVQADAGPERAATLFFVDKQAPGVEMTRVPRFMHSAVNGHPEFTFTDVFVADEDVLGGVGNGYELTKEWFTDERLMIAARTVGAAERALELARDWAVGRRQFGSPVADFQLVQGMLADCAVDIAVNRAYTHQVAWEADRPETDRKTLHAKASTAKLAASEAAGRVVDRCVQIFGGRGYDRSYPVERMYRELRVDRIWEGTSEIQRLIIANELIKRGTRALALPGS; translated from the coding sequence ATGGACTTCCGCTACACCCCCGAACAGGCCGCTCTCAAGGCCCGGGCCGCCGGCTACGCGCGGCTCCTGATGCGCTACGAGGACCGGTCGGAGGAGGCAGGCGGCCCGCTGCCCGCCGACACCGTCCGGGAGTTGACCCGCGCCGCGATCGACGCCGGGGTCTACGCCATCAACATGCCCGCGGAGTGGGGCGGGGCCGGCCTGTCCCTGCTCGACCAGGTCATCGTCGAGGAGGAGTTCGGCAAGGCCACCAACTGCCTGTGGGACATCCCCTGGCGGCCCGCGAACGTCCTCGCGTACGGCACCCGGGCGCAGCGGGAGAAGTACCTGCTGCCGGTGATCCGGGGCGAGCGGTTCGACGCGTTCGCGGTGACCGAGCCCGGGGCGGGCTCCGACCCCGGATCGGGCACGAGCACCGCGACCCGGACGGACGGCGGCTGGCTGCTGAGCGGCGAGAAGTGGTTCGTCACCTGTGGTGACATCGCCGACTTCCTGCTGGTGCAGGCGGACGCGGGGCCCGAACGGGCGGCGACGCTGTTCTTCGTGGACAAGCAGGCTCCGGGGGTCGAGATGACGCGCGTCCCGCGCTTCATGCACTCCGCGGTGAACGGGCACCCCGAGTTCACCTTCACCGATGTGTTCGTCGCCGACGAGGACGTGCTCGGCGGCGTCGGCAACGGCTACGAGCTGACCAAGGAGTGGTTCACCGACGAACGGTTGATGATCGCCGCCCGGACCGTCGGCGCGGCCGAGCGGGCCCTGGAACTCGCCCGGGACTGGGCCGTCGGACGACGCCAGTTCGGCTCCCCCGTCGCCGACTTCCAACTCGTCCAGGGCATGCTCGCCGACTGCGCCGTCGACATCGCCGTCAACCGCGCCTACACCCACCAGGTCGCCTGGGAGGCCGACCGGCCGGAGACCGACCGCAAGACGCTGCACGCCAAGGCGTCGACGGCGAAGCTCGCGGCGAGCGAGGCGGCCGGGCGGGTCGTCGACCGGTGCGTACAGATCTTCGGCGGCCGCGGCTACGACCGCTCGTACCCGGTCGAGCGCATGTACCGCGAGCTGCGCGTGGACCGGATCTGGGAGGGCACCTCCGAGATCCAGCGCCTGATCATCGCCAACGAGCTGATCAAGCGCGGTACGCGGGCCCTCGCGCTGCCCGGCTCCTGA
- a CDS encoding acetate--CoA ligase family protein has translation MGRDLTPLFDPASVAVVGASDDPAKYGHAVASQALRAPGRRPVHLVNRRGGTVLGRTAATSLSAIGEPVELVVISVPAAGFEAAVDEALACGAKAIVAITAGFAEAGPAGLARQRTVADRVRAAGAVLVGPNCLGIADNTTELYLASDRFAPGGIALLSQSGNLALELQLRGEPYGLGFSRFVSLGNQADVTLVDLVEDCARHRATSAIAVYAEDFGDGRAFAAAAAAAGKPVVLLTAGRGSASARSAQSHTGALTTSADVVSAACRDAGVELVRTPREMTVVLAALAALAAGPRTAGRRTAVFTDGGGHGAVAADAAEDAGLDVPELGARTQERLRSVLWEQSSVGNPVDLAGMGEQRPLSYADTVGELLAGDEVDAVLMTGYFGGYAASDGGLGGGAAGGSVLAEGETRAAKEIVAHLATVPKPLVVQSMYPRSASCRVLAEAGVPVFSATEDAARALAAMTGRPASGRGGGPLPPLPPAAAPLRDPGYHAVRAVLADAGVPFPAAREVTDEAGLLAAAAEFEGPYVLKALHLLHKSDAGGVALRLADRAALLAAYREMRARLGAPAYSVEAMADLTDGVELIVGVNRDPRFGPVAMVGLGGVLTETLRDVAFALAPVPAGRAEELLRGLRSAALLDGVRGRPAVAVAAAAGVVERITAAAAAHPEIAELEVNPLLVRPDGALALDARAVLH, from the coding sequence ATGGGACGTGATCTGACCCCCCTCTTCGACCCCGCCTCAGTCGCCGTCGTCGGCGCCAGCGACGATCCGGCGAAGTACGGGCACGCCGTCGCCTCCCAGGCCCTGCGCGCACCCGGCCGACGGCCCGTGCACCTGGTCAACCGGCGGGGCGGCACCGTCCTCGGCCGGACGGCCGCCACCTCCCTCTCCGCGATCGGCGAACCCGTCGAACTGGTGGTGATCTCCGTGCCGGCCGCCGGCTTCGAGGCCGCCGTCGACGAAGCCCTGGCCTGCGGGGCGAAGGCGATCGTCGCCATCACCGCGGGCTTCGCCGAGGCCGGCCCGGCGGGACTGGCCCGGCAGCGGACGGTCGCCGACCGCGTACGCGCCGCCGGAGCGGTCCTGGTCGGGCCGAACTGCCTCGGCATCGCCGACAACACCACCGAGCTGTACCTCGCCTCGGACCGGTTCGCGCCCGGCGGCATCGCCCTGCTCAGCCAGAGCGGCAACCTCGCGCTCGAACTCCAGCTCCGCGGCGAACCGTACGGACTGGGCTTCTCCCGCTTCGTCTCCCTCGGCAACCAGGCCGACGTCACCCTCGTCGACCTCGTCGAGGACTGCGCCCGCCACCGGGCCACCTCGGCCATCGCCGTGTACGCCGAGGACTTCGGCGACGGCCGGGCCTTCGCGGCGGCCGCCGCGGCCGCGGGCAAGCCGGTGGTGCTGCTGACGGCCGGCCGGGGCTCCGCCTCCGCGCGCAGCGCCCAGTCGCACACCGGCGCCCTCACCACCTCGGCCGACGTGGTGTCCGCCGCCTGCCGCGACGCGGGGGTCGAACTCGTCCGCACTCCGCGGGAGATGACCGTCGTACTGGCCGCGCTGGCCGCGCTGGCCGCGGGTCCGCGCACGGCCGGGCGGCGCACCGCCGTCTTCACCGACGGCGGGGGCCACGGCGCGGTCGCCGCCGACGCGGCCGAGGACGCCGGGCTGGACGTACCGGAGCTGGGCGCCCGGACCCAGGAGCGGCTGCGGAGCGTGCTGTGGGAGCAGTCCTCCGTCGGCAACCCCGTCGACCTGGCGGGCATGGGTGAGCAGCGTCCGCTCTCGTACGCCGACACGGTCGGCGAACTCCTCGCGGGCGACGAGGTCGACGCCGTCCTGATGACCGGGTACTTCGGCGGCTACGCGGCCTCCGACGGCGGTCTGGGCGGCGGCGCGGCCGGCGGCTCCGTGCTCGCCGAGGGCGAGACCCGGGCCGCCAAGGAGATCGTCGCGCACCTGGCCACGGTACCGAAGCCGCTGGTCGTGCAGTCGATGTACCCACGGTCGGCGAGCTGCCGGGTGCTGGCCGAGGCGGGGGTACCGGTGTTCTCCGCGACCGAGGACGCGGCCCGCGCGCTGGCGGCGATGACCGGGCGGCCGGCGTCCGGCCGGGGCGGCGGCCCCCTGCCGCCGCTGCCGCCCGCAGCCGCGCCGCTGCGGGATCCCGGGTACCACGCGGTACGGGCGGTGCTGGCCGACGCCGGAGTGCCGTTCCCGGCGGCGCGCGAGGTCACGGACGAGGCCGGGCTCCTCGCGGCGGCCGCGGAGTTCGAGGGTCCGTACGTGCTCAAGGCCCTGCACCTGCTGCACAAGTCCGACGCGGGCGGTGTGGCGCTGCGCCTGGCGGACCGGGCCGCGCTGCTGGCCGCGTACCGGGAGATGCGGGCCCGGCTCGGCGCACCGGCCTACTCGGTCGAGGCGATGGCCGATCTGACGGACGGCGTCGAGCTGATCGTGGGGGTCAACCGCGACCCGCGGTTCGGGCCGGTCGCGATGGTCGGGCTCGGCGGGGTGCTCACCGAGACCCTCCGTGACGTCGCCTTCGCCCTGGCGCCCGTACCGGCCGGTCGGGCAGAGGAGCTGCTGCGGGGCTTGCGCAGCGCGGCCCTGCTGGACGGCGTACGCGGCCGGCCGGCCGTCGCCGTGGCCGCGGCGGCCGGGGTCGTCGAACGCATCACCGCGGCCGCCGCCGCGCACCCGGAGATCGCCGAGCTGGAGGTCAACCCCCTGCTGGTCCGGCCGGACGGGGCCCTCGCCCTGGACGCACGGGCCGTCCTGCACTGA
- a CDS encoding N-acyl homoserine lactonase family protein yields the protein MVAGLRVTTVDAGPFTMPKSGLQYGASGTITVPSTVAVIEHATHGLVLFDTGINHRVADPEAAEAHWGPGRRTAYGAEGFTRAHAVDAQLERLGYRLEDVRYVVYSHLHLDHAGGMTHFPHAVHVAQHEELRHAWWPDRWTARGYAFHDHAAGRDYDFPELRGDSDLFEDGTLTIVRTAGHTPGHQSIVLDLDHHGRIALMGDAAHLQKSLEQDLPMPSDWNVQEKLLTHGRLRALSRAGIRVFLSHDPDHFAALPHDGDFWD from the coding sequence GTGGTCGCCGGACTGCGCGTGACGACGGTGGACGCCGGGCCGTTCACCATGCCGAAGAGCGGCCTGCAGTACGGGGCGAGCGGCACGATCACCGTCCCGTCGACGGTGGCCGTCATCGAGCACGCCACCCACGGGCTGGTCCTCTTCGACACGGGCATCAACCACCGCGTGGCCGACCCCGAGGCCGCCGAAGCCCACTGGGGACCGGGCCGGCGCACCGCGTACGGCGCCGAGGGGTTCACCAGGGCCCACGCCGTCGACGCACAGCTGGAACGCCTCGGCTACCGGCTCGAAGACGTCCGCTACGTCGTCTACTCCCACCTGCACCTCGACCACGCCGGCGGGATGACCCACTTCCCGCACGCCGTACACGTCGCCCAGCACGAGGAACTGCGCCACGCCTGGTGGCCCGACCGCTGGACCGCCCGCGGCTACGCGTTCCACGACCACGCGGCCGGCCGGGACTACGACTTCCCCGAACTGCGGGGCGACAGCGACCTGTTCGAGGACGGCACGCTCACCATCGTGCGCACCGCCGGCCACACCCCCGGCCACCAGAGCATCGTCCTGGACCTCGACCACCACGGACGGATCGCCCTCATGGGCGACGCCGCGCACCTCCAGAAGAGCCTGGAGCAGGACCTCCCCATGCCCAGCGACTGGAACGTCCAGGAGAAACTGCTCACCCACGGCCGCCTGCGCGCGCTCTCCCGGGCCGGCATCCGGGTCTTCCTCTCCCACGACCCGGACCACTTCGCCGCCCTCCCGCACGACGGCGACTTCTGGGACTGA
- a CDS encoding FAD-binding oxidoreductase, with product MPGTTPQPTSAARTRSWWGWGWADAHPDDAECAAMGALIPGTLAHPLPVPHVRDLAVGRPAAEPPASLAHLVTAEPEDRAAHAMGKAYRDVVRALRGRPGRIPDLVARPTDEREVADLLDWAGEEQVAVVPYGGGSSVSGGVEYRGDAHRAVLSLDLTAMDRVLEVDAAGRAARIQAGALGPALEDQLRPHGLTLRHFPQSFEFSTLGGWLATRAGGHYATGRTHIDDFVQSLRVVTPAGTSASWRLPASGAGPSPDRLFLGSEGALGVITEAWVRLQERPAHKASASLAFGDFHAALEAVRAIAQSDLFPANCRLLDAGEAALAGASHDGSAVLVLGFESADGAVTARLGQAVELARSHGGRPAAASAATAAAGGTEGGDADAAVRAWRSAFLRMPYLRDGLARMGAVAETFETAATWDRIPGLIEAVRKEVGEAALKGSGHPATVNCRLTHVYPDGAAPYFTVLAAGRPGDEVAFWDDLKAVAGDVLHRHRATITHHHAVGRDHRPGYDLQRPDPFALALRAAKGALDPRGILNPGVLVD from the coding sequence ATGCCCGGTACGACGCCACAGCCGACCTCCGCCGCGCGCACCCGGTCCTGGTGGGGGTGGGGGTGGGCCGACGCGCACCCCGACGACGCGGAATGCGCCGCGATGGGCGCCCTGATACCGGGCACCCTCGCCCACCCGCTGCCCGTCCCGCACGTCCGGGACCTGGCCGTCGGGCGGCCCGCCGCAGAGCCCCCGGCGAGCCTGGCACACCTGGTCACGGCCGAGCCCGAGGACCGCGCCGCCCACGCCATGGGCAAGGCCTACCGCGATGTCGTGCGCGCCCTGCGCGGACGCCCCGGCCGCATCCCCGACCTGGTCGCGCGCCCGACGGACGAGCGCGAGGTGGCCGACCTGCTGGACTGGGCCGGCGAGGAGCAGGTCGCGGTCGTCCCGTACGGCGGCGGCTCCTCGGTCTCGGGCGGAGTGGAGTACCGCGGCGACGCCCATCGCGCCGTGCTGTCCCTCGACCTGACCGCCATGGACCGCGTCCTGGAGGTCGACGCCGCCGGCCGGGCGGCGCGCATCCAGGCCGGCGCCCTCGGCCCGGCCCTGGAGGACCAGCTGCGGCCCCACGGGCTGACCCTGCGGCATTTCCCGCAGAGCTTCGAGTTCTCCACGCTGGGCGGCTGGCTCGCCACCCGGGCCGGCGGCCACTACGCCACCGGGCGCACGCACATCGACGACTTCGTCCAGTCCCTGCGCGTGGTCACGCCGGCCGGCACCAGCGCCTCGTGGCGGCTTCCCGCGTCCGGCGCGGGCCCCTCCCCCGACCGGTTGTTCCTCGGCTCCGAGGGGGCGCTCGGGGTCATCACCGAGGCGTGGGTGCGGCTGCAGGAACGTCCCGCCCACAAGGCGTCCGCCTCCCTCGCCTTCGGCGACTTCCACGCCGCGCTGGAAGCGGTGCGCGCCATCGCGCAGTCGGACCTGTTCCCCGCCAACTGCCGGCTGCTCGACGCCGGGGAGGCGGCGCTGGCGGGTGCCTCCCACGACGGCTCCGCCGTCCTCGTCCTGGGGTTCGAGTCCGCGGACGGAGCGGTCACCGCCCGGCTCGGGCAGGCCGTCGAGCTGGCCCGGTCCCACGGCGGCCGGCCCGCCGCCGCGTCCGCCGCCACGGCGGCCGCGGGAGGCACGGAGGGCGGGGACGCCGACGCAGCAGTGCGCGCCTGGCGCTCGGCCTTCCTGCGGATGCCCTACCTCCGCGACGGCCTGGCCAGGATGGGGGCCGTCGCGGAGACCTTCGAGACGGCGGCCACCTGGGACCGGATCCCCGGCCTGATCGAAGCGGTCCGCAAGGAGGTCGGGGAGGCGGCGCTCAAGGGCTCCGGCCACCCGGCGACCGTCAACTGCCGTCTGACGCACGTGTATCCCGACGGCGCGGCCCCGTACTTCACCGTCCTCGCGGCGGGCCGCCCCGGCGACGAGGTGGCCTTCTGGGACGACCTCAAGGCCGTGGCGGGCGACGTCCTGCACCGCCACCGGGCCACGATCACCCACCACCACGCCGTCGGCCGGGACCACCGCCCCGGCTACGACCTCCAGCGCCCCGACCCCTTCGCCCTCGCGCTGCGCGCCGCGAAGGGCGCGCTCGACCCGCGGGGCATCCTCAACCCGGGCGTGCTCGTCGACTGA
- a CDS encoding ferredoxin, whose amino-acid sequence MKLLLDSTRCQGYGLCQEHAPDLVELDEWGYANVIAVIVPPGAEDTARACADSCPNSALRVEG is encoded by the coding sequence GTGAAACTCCTGCTGGACTCCACCCGCTGCCAGGGCTACGGACTGTGCCAGGAGCACGCCCCCGACCTGGTCGAACTCGACGAATGGGGCTATGCGAACGTCATCGCCGTCATCGTCCCTCCCGGCGCCGAGGACACCGCCCGGGCCTGCGCCGACAGCTGCCCCAACTCCGCCCTCCGCGTGGAGGGATGA
- a CDS encoding 3-hydroxybutyryl-CoA dehydrogenase, translating into MTDVERVGVVGCGLMGSGIAEVCARAGRDVVVVETTRTAAAAGRERITRSLGRAAASGRLTAAERDAAVGRIAVTTDPARLADRDLVVEAVAEDERAKLEVFDLIDRVVERRDAVLATNTSSLPVIRLAAAISRPEQVVGLHFFNPVPVLPLVELVPSLLTGAETVRRAHAFASEVLGKEVVRAQDRAGFVVNALLVPYLLAAVRMAERGTASAEDIDRGMTLGCAHPLGPLALADLIGLDTVQAIARSMYAEYREPSYAPPPLLARMVDAGRLGRKTGRGFHTYGAHGGGAMSEDGGGAATAAGPPARPVSGRRDGEQPT; encoded by the coding sequence ATGACCGATGTCGAGCGGGTCGGGGTCGTGGGCTGCGGGCTGATGGGATCCGGCATCGCCGAGGTCTGCGCCCGGGCCGGACGCGACGTCGTGGTGGTGGAGACGACCCGTACGGCCGCGGCCGCCGGCCGGGAGCGGATCACCCGCTCTCTGGGCCGCGCGGCGGCGTCCGGACGGCTGACCGCCGCCGAACGGGACGCCGCCGTCGGCCGGATCGCGGTGACGACGGACCCGGCGCGGCTCGCGGACCGGGACCTCGTGGTCGAGGCGGTCGCCGAGGACGAACGGGCGAAGCTGGAGGTCTTCGACCTGATCGACCGGGTGGTGGAGCGGCGGGACGCCGTCCTGGCGACCAACACCTCCTCCCTTCCCGTCATCCGGCTGGCCGCCGCGATCTCGCGGCCGGAGCAGGTCGTCGGCCTGCACTTCTTCAACCCCGTGCCGGTGCTCCCCCTGGTGGAGCTGGTGCCGTCCCTGCTCACCGGCGCGGAGACCGTCCGGCGGGCGCACGCGTTCGCCTCCGAGGTCCTGGGCAAGGAGGTCGTCCGCGCCCAGGACCGGGCCGGGTTCGTCGTGAACGCGCTGCTCGTGCCGTACCTGCTGGCCGCCGTGCGCATGGCCGAGCGCGGGACGGCGTCGGCCGAGGACATCGACCGGGGCATGACGCTCGGGTGTGCGCACCCGCTGGGCCCGCTCGCCCTGGCCGACCTGATCGGGCTGGACACCGTGCAGGCCATCGCCCGGTCGATGTACGCGGAGTACCGGGAGCCGTCGTACGCACCGCCGCCGCTGCTGGCCCGGATGGTCGACGCGGGGCGGCTGGGCCGCAAGACGGGCCGCGGGTTCCACACCTACGGCGCCCACGGGGGCGGTGCGATGAGCGAGGATGGGGGTGGGGCGGCCACGGCAGCCGGGCCCCCCGCTCGCCCGGTGAGCGGGCGTCGAGACGGGGAGCAGCCAACGTGA